A genomic window from Glycine soja cultivar W05 chromosome 10, ASM419377v2, whole genome shotgun sequence includes:
- the LOC114371089 gene encoding BTB/POZ domain-containing protein At5g03250-like yields the protein MAFMRLGSKSDAFHREGQTWNCTTGLPSDVTVKVGETSFFLHKFPLLSRSGLLKKLIADFTNEEGSNCVLQLDDVPGGDKTFELVTKFCYSVKIEVTASNVVSLRCAAEHLQMNETYGEGNLIARTEAFLNEVFSNWSDSIKALQTCEEVKSCAEELHIVSRGIDSLAVKACSNPNMSNRHVEGQDFSKNSAQDPALWNGISSENKSPPPGDDWWYDDLSSLSLPLYKRVILSIEAKGMKPENVAGSLIYYIRRFIPMMNRQTSFNDKNSANQGTTTNSPISEADQRVLLEEIMGLIPNKKGVTPSKHLLRLLRTATILHASPSSIENLEKRIGSQLDQAELVDLLIPNMGYSVETLYDMDCIQRIIDHFMSIYQASTASTSPCIIEDGPLIAGTDALAPMTMVANLIDAYLAEVAVDVNLKFPKFQALASAIPDYARPLDDALYHAIDVYLKAHPWLINSEREQFCRLMNCQKLSLEASTHAAQNERLPLRVIVQVLFFEQLRLRTSISGWLYVSANIENSQNHSGNLGLPKGNGSGQLDPTQGAENLRDLVSELEKECSCIRSEIQKLAKTKKSWSIIPKIFCRKNS from the exons ATGGCTTTCATGAGGCTTGGATCAAAATCTGATGCATTTCATCGTGAGGGCCAAACATG GAATTGCACAACCGGACTTCCAAGTGATGTTACTGTTAAAGTAGGCGAAACATCATTTTTTCTCCACAAG TTCCCATTGCTTTCTAGAAGTGGATTACTGAAGAAACTCATAGCTGACTTCACAAACGAGGAAGGATCAAACTGTGTTTTGCAACTTGATGATGTGCCAGGTGGAGACAAAACATTCGAGCTCGTGACCAAGTTTTGCTACAGTGTTAAAATAGAAGTCACAGCATCAAATGTAGTTAGTCTAAGATGTGCAGCAGAGCACCTACAAATGAATGAAACTTATGGTGAAGGGAACCTAATAGCAAGGACTGAGGCCTTTCTCAATGAAGTTTTCAGCAATTGGTCAGACTCTATAAAAGCTCTTCAAACATGTGAGGAAGTTAAATCTTGTGCAGAAGAGTTACACATTGTTTCAAGAGGCATTGATTCCTTGGCCGTCAAGGCATGTTCTAACCCAAACATGTCCAATAGACATGTGGAAGGACAAGATTTCTCCAAGAACTCAGCTCAAGACCCGGCCTTATGGAATGGAATTTCTTCCGAGAATAAATCACCACCTCCGGGTGATGATTGGTGGTACGACGATTTGTCTTCGTTAAGCTTACCCTTATATAAAAGAGTTATTTTATCCATTGAAGCAAAGGGCATGAAACCTGAGAATGTTGCTGGATCCCTCATATATTATATTAGGAGGTTTATACCCATGATGAATAGGCAAACAAGCTTCAATGATAAAAATAGTGCCAATCAAGGTACAACCACTAATAGTCCAATTTCTGAAGCAGATCAAAGGGTATTGCTGGAAGAAATTATGGGCTTGATTCCTAATAAGAAAGGGGTCACACCCTCCAAGCATCTGCTCAGGTTGCTCCGCACAGCCACGATATTACACGCAAGTCCATCAAGCATAGAAAACTTGGAGAAAAGAATTGGATCACAACTTGACCAAGCTGAGCTTGTGGATCTTCTCATTCCAAATATGGGGTACTCGGTTGAGACTCTCTATGATATGGACTGCATTCAAAGGATTATTGATCACTTTATGTCCATATACCAGGCTTCAACTGCATCAACTTCTCCATGCATAATTGAAGATGGGCCATTGATAGCTGGAACTGATGCACTTGCACCTATGACAATGGTGGCAAATTTGATAGATGCATATCTTGCTGAGGTGGCTGTAGATGTTAATTTGAAGTTTCCTAAGTTTCAGGCCCTTGCTTCAGCAATTCCAGATTATGCTAGGCCATTGGATGATGCTTTATATCATGCAATAGATGTGTACCTTAAG GCACATCCTTGGCTCATTAATTCAGAGAGAGAGCAATTTTGTAGACTCATGAACTGCCAAAAGCTCTCATTGGAAGCAAGCACTCATGCAGCACAAAATGAAAGATTACCACTCAGAGTGATTGTGCAGGTCCTCTTTTTCGAACAACTTCGACTCCGAACATCAATCTCTGGCTGGTTGTATGTTTCAGCCAATATTGAGAACTCACAAAACCACAGTGGAAATCTTGGCCTTCCAAAGGGTAATGGCAGTGGTCAACTAGACCCTACACAAGGTGCTGAAAACTTGAGGGACCTTGTCTCAGAGCTAGAGAAGGAATGTTCATGCATCAGGAGTGAGATTCAGAAGCTGGCTAAGACAAAGAAAAGTTGGAGCATTATCCCAAAAATCTTTTGCAGAAAAAATTCCTAG
- the LOC114370104 gene encoding cytokinin riboside 5'-monophosphate phosphoribohydrolase LOG3-like isoform X1: METHAEIRVSKFKRVCVFCGSSPGKKRSYQDAAIELGNELVSRNIDLVYGGGSIGLMGLVSQAVHDGGRHVIGVIPKTLMPRELTGETVGEVKAVADMHQRKAEMAKHSDAFIALPGGYGTLEELLEVITWAQLGIHDKPVGLVNVDGYFNSLLSFIDKAVEEGFISPNARHIIVSAPTSKELVKKLEDYVPCHESVASKLSWQIEQQLTYPEEYDISR, from the exons ATGGAGACACACGCTGAGATAAGGGTGTCAAAGTTCAAGAGGGTTTGTGTCTTCTGTGGTAGTAGCCCTGGCAAAAAGAGAAGCTACCAAGATGCTGCCATTGAACTTGGCAATGAATTg GTCTCAAGGAACATTGATCTGGTCTATGGAGGAGGAAGCATTGGTTTGATGGGTTTGGTTTCCCAAGCTGTTCATGATGGTGGTAGGCATGTCATAGG AGTTATTCCCAAGACACTCATGCCTCGAGAG CTAACTGGTGAAACAGTGGGAGAAGTAAAAGCTGTAGCTGATATGCACCAAAGGAAGGCAGAGATGGCTAAGCATTCAGATGCCTTTATTGCCTTACCAG GTGGTTATGGGACTCTAGAGGAGCTTCTTGAAGTCATAACCTGGGCTCAACTTGGGATCCATGACAAACCG GTGGGATTGGTAAATGTTGATGGATACTTCAATTCATTGCTATCATTTATTGACAAAGCTGTAGAGGAGGGATTTATTAGTCCTAATGCCCGCCACATTATTGTGTCAGCACCAACATCAAAAGAGTTAGTAAAGAAATTGGAG GATTACGTTCCGTGTCATGAAAGTGTTGCTTCTAAGTTGAGCTGGCAGATAGAACAACAACTCACTTACCCTGAAGAGTATGACATCTCGAGGTAG
- the LOC114370104 gene encoding cytokinin riboside 5'-monophosphate phosphoribohydrolase LOG4-like isoform X2 translates to MGLVSQAVHDGGRHVIGVIPKTLMPRELTGETVGEVKAVADMHQRKAEMAKHSDAFIALPGGYGTLEELLEVITWAQLGIHDKPVGLVNVDGYFNSLLSFIDKAVEEGFISPNARHIIVSAPTSKELVKKLEDYVPCHESVASKLSWQIEQQLTYPEEYDISR, encoded by the exons ATGGGTTTGGTTTCCCAAGCTGTTCATGATGGTGGTAGGCATGTCATAGG AGTTATTCCCAAGACACTCATGCCTCGAGAG CTAACTGGTGAAACAGTGGGAGAAGTAAAAGCTGTAGCTGATATGCACCAAAGGAAGGCAGAGATGGCTAAGCATTCAGATGCCTTTATTGCCTTACCAG GTGGTTATGGGACTCTAGAGGAGCTTCTTGAAGTCATAACCTGGGCTCAACTTGGGATCCATGACAAACCG GTGGGATTGGTAAATGTTGATGGATACTTCAATTCATTGCTATCATTTATTGACAAAGCTGTAGAGGAGGGATTTATTAGTCCTAATGCCCGCCACATTATTGTGTCAGCACCAACATCAAAAGAGTTAGTAAAGAAATTGGAG GATTACGTTCCGTGTCATGAAAGTGTTGCTTCTAAGTTGAGCTGGCAGATAGAACAACAACTCACTTACCCTGAAGAGTATGACATCTCGAGGTAG